One genomic window of Daphnia pulex isolate KAP4 chromosome 10, ASM2113471v1 includes the following:
- the LOC124203514 gene encoding uncharacterized protein LOC124203514: MHLEYQVQLPDHDWVVASGHKLIPSVYAEIVIGANGLGKPEVVGYSGPTYTAIRSGKHSSSTASAHGKDFEKLLCIPEFEALTKCGTDKSVKPILILTVDGGPDENPRYQKVIETAIHHFKKQNFDAVFVATNSPVRSSFNRVERRMAPLNRELAGLILQHDHYGSHLDNSDQSIMNFIARIEQIAAQLKDIGAAVDDTQILAKIQVSLPSNFQYFMPAWDSTPQELKTLSLLIKRLVKEETSQARTKNSKLENDAQVAFFS, translated from the exons ATGCATCTAGAATACCAAGTTCAACTTCCAGATCATGACTGGGTAGTGGCGTCGGGTCACAAGTTAATTCCTTCGGTATACGCCGAAATAGTTATTGGTGCCAACGGTCTAGGAAAGCCGGAAGTTGTAGGCTATTCCGGCCCAACGTATACAGCAATTCGCTCTGGAAAACATAGCTCTTCTACAGCGTCGGCCCAcggaaaagattttgaaaagttgCTTTGTATTCCCGAATTTGAGGCGCTAACCAAATGTGGTACGGATAAATCGGTGAAACCCATCTTGATTTTAACTG TGGACGGAGGGCCAGATGAGAATCCGCGCTACCAAAAGGTTATTGAGACTGCTATTCATCACTTTAAGAAGCAGAATTTCGACGCTGTATTCGTGGCTACTAATTCGCCAGTCCGTAGTTCATTCAATCGCGTTGAAAGAAGAATGGCGCCTTTGAATCGCGAGTTGGCCGGATTGATTTTGCAGCACGACCACTACGGCAGTCATTTGGATAATTCTG ATCAATCGATTATGAACTTCATAGCTAGGATCGAGCAAATTGCTGCACAGTTGAAGGACATTGGGGCAGCTGTGGATGACACGCAGATTTTGGCCAAGATCCAAGTGTCCCTACCATCTAACTTTCAGTATTTCATGCCGGCCTGGGATAGTACCCCACAAGAACTCAAGACACTCTCATTGCTTATAAAACGACTGGTAAAGGAGGAAACATCTCAAGCCAGGACTAAGAATAGCAAGCTGGAAAATGATGCCCAAGTTGCCTTTTTCTCCTAA